The following is a genomic window from Thermotoga sp..
CTAGGGGCTGTGATGTTCGGGTCTCACGTCTCACAGACGATAGTGAAAGGAATCGTGGAAATCGATAGAATACAGCCTGTCGAACTTATGTACGGCGCTCTTTCGGCGTTGATAGCGGCTTCCCTGTGGATCCTGATCGCCACAAACTGGGGTTATCCTGTATCTACAACACATTCGATAGTCGGAGGTATGC
Proteins encoded in this region:
- a CDS encoding inorganic phosphate transporter, whose amino-acid sequence is MLILVVAGVLGFIMAFSIGANDVANSMATAVGARAITVRQASLIAMFLEFLGAVMFGSHVSQTIVKGIVEIDRIQPVELMYGALSALIAASLWILIATNWGYPVSTTHSIVGGM